CGATGCCAGGCGGACCTCCGGGAGGAGGACATTGATGGATGCCGTATTGGAGACGCGCGGGCTTCGCAAGAGCTACCACTTGGGCAACGAGGAAGTTCCGGTTCTGCACGGCATCGATTTCCTGTTGGGCAAGGGGGAGTACGGGGCCATCATGGGGCCCTCGGGATCGGGCAAGAGCACGCTCCTGAACATCCTCGGCTGCCTGGATCGTCCCACGGCCGGGCAATATCTGGTCGAAGGTCGCGAGGTGGGAGGATTGTCGGAAAACGAATTGGCCGACCTGCGGGCGCGGTCGATCGGATTCGTGTTCCAGTCGTTCAACCTTCTGCCGCGATTGACGCTTTGGCAGAACGTGGAGCTGCCCTTGCAGTACCTGGGGATCTCCCGTTCGGAGCGCCGCCGCCGCGTGGACGAGACCATGGCCCGCCTGGGACTTTCCGAACGCGGCAAGCACCTGCCGTTGGAAGTGTCGGGAGGGCAGCGCCAGCGCGCCGCCATCGCCCGCGCGCTGGTGAAGCAGCCCGCCATCCTCCTGGCCGACGAGCCCACCGGCAACCTGGACAGCACCACCACCTCCGAGGTTCTGAAGCTGTTCGCCGAACTCCATGCGGAAGGAAACACCATCCTCATGATCACGCATGAACGCGAGGTGGCCGATCGTGCGGCGCGCCGCTGGCATATCCTCGACGGTCGGATGAGCGAGATTTCGTGAAAACGAACTTCCACACCCGCGGCTGGATCCTGCCTGCCCGTCTGGCCATTCGCGAGCTCGCCTCCCACCGGATGCGCACCGCGGTCACGGCGTCGGCGGTGTTCTTCGGAGTGGCGGCCTTGATGGTGATGGGCGCTCTTTCGCGCGGGATGGAGGACTCCAACCGCAAGATGTACCTGCAGATGGGCGGGGCGCAGGTGCTCCAGGCGACCGCGCGCACGGCGACCTCGAACGCGGACAACGCCCGGTATTCGATGTCGCCGGGATTGCGTTTGTCGGATGTGGATGCATTGCAAAGGAACCTGCCAGGATTTGACGCGTGGGCGCCGGAGGTTTCCGTGGGCCGCGACGAGATCCAGACCGAAACCGGTCCGATCCGTGCGATGGCCACTGCATCCACCTGGAAGCGGTTCGAGATGCTTTCGCAGGAATTCGACACCACCGACGGTTTGACGGAACGCGCTTGGGAATCCGGGCGGCCCATCGCGGTGGTAGGACCCAGGGTGGCCAGCCAGGTGGTCAAGACCGGGTCCGCGCTGGGAGCGGAGATCATCGTTTCGGGAGTGAAGGTGCGGATCGTGGGAATCTTCAAGACCTCCGGAAATTTCGATCGGCGGTCCAGGGAAGTGGCCCTGCCGATTTCCTGGTACCGGTCCACCAAGGCCAACGGAGACCCGGCTCTCTCCAGCATCCGCGCGCAGGTGGCGGTGTTCGACTCCATCCCCAAGGCGCGAGAGGCCTTGCGCCGCGAGCTCATCGCTCTCCACCGGGGGATCGAGGACGTGGACCTTTCCACCAACGACGATCTGTTCGCCGACTCCCGCAAGACGCTCTTGGCCATGTCGTTGGTCACCATCCTGATTTCCTCCGTGGCCCTTCTTTCCGGCGGCGTGGGCATCCTCAACATCCAGCTGGCCTCGCTTTCCGCCCGGGTGAACGAGCTGGGCGTGTGCAAGGCCCTGGGAGCCACCTCCGGCCTGATCTTCCGACAGATGTTCCTGGAAAGCCTTCTGGTTTCCGGCGGTGGTGGGATCCTCGGTTGCCTGGCGGGCCTGGTGCCGGGATTGGTCATGAAGGGAATGCTGCCCTGGACGCCGCGCCTTTCTGTGGCGGATTTTGTCATGGGCGTGGCGATTTCCTTCGGGCTGGGGACCTTTGCCGGCCTGCTTCCGGCCATCCGTGCCGCCCGGCTGGATCCAGTGGAAGCGATGCGCGCATGAAAGGGATCCTGTCTTCGATCTTCCTGGGCGTGGTGTCGGCGTTCCGGGAGATCCGCTCGCAGCCTCTCCGTGCCTTGCTCTCCATGACGGGCGTAGCCCTTGCCGTGGCCGCGTTGGCGGCCCTTCTTTCCTTCGTCGCGGGCTTGCAGGCGGTGGTGAAGGAATCCGTCACCGACATGGGCGGGCTGGGGCGCGTGGGTGTGCAGACCCAGGAACCCACCAGCGCTTTGGAAGCGAGGACCTTTTCCCGATCGCCCGGTCTGCGCCAAAGCGACGGCGATACGATCGAATCGATTCTTTCCGGCGAGGTCGTCCAGCTGCGGACCGCGGGCATGTGGCAGAAGGTCACCTACCTGGGCGAGCCGACGCGAGCCTATCTGATGGGGTGCGATCGCGATTACCTGGTGAAGGACATCCAGGCGATCCTGCAGGAGGGTGCGATGCCCTCCGTGGCCGATTTCGAATCCGGAGCGCAGGTGGCCTTGGTGGCGGGAACCCTGGCCGACCAATGGAACGCCAAGGCGGCCACCAAAGGCGCGAGCCTGGTGGGATCCCGCGTGGCCATCGGCGGCGTGATGTTCGATGTGGTGGGGATGTTCAAGTACCGCCGCAGCGCCTGGGGCAGAAACGCCGTCACGGTGGCCATTCCCTGGAAGACCTGGCAGCACCATTTCCAAGGTTCGGAAGGATCGACTTCCTCCTTGCAACTTCGCTTGGAAGAACCGGATTCCGTCCCGCAGGGGATCCGTCGGCTCAAGACCGTGCTGCTGGGGGAACACCGGGGCGCGGAGGATTTCACCTTCCAGCAATTCGATTTCCTGGAGAAGTTCTCCTCGATGATCGGGAACATTTCCATGCTGTTGGGCATCGTCGCTGGATTGTCGCTTTCTGTCGGTGCTCTGGGGATTTTCAACACCATGCTCGCCGGATTGAACGAGCGCATCCGCGAGATCGGGGTGCGCAAGGCCCTTGGCGCGCGCCCCTTCCAGATCGGGGTCCAGTTCCTGGTGGAATCCGTCGCGTTGTGCACCTTGGGGGGACTGGCCGGCATGGGGATCGGAGCCATCCCGGCGATCTTCGGCAACGAGCTGAAGGATCTGATTTCGGTGAAGCCGGTGTTCACCATGGCGCCCGTGCTGGGGGCGATGTCGCTTTCCATCGCGGTGGGCATCCTGGCGGGATTGTGGCCTGCGTTGCGGGCGGCGAAGCTTTCGACCGTGGAAGCCTTGCGCTACGAGTGAGGCCCTGGATGCGCCATGACGGGAATTGACGTCACGTGTGCATCCGCATCTGGGCGAACAGGCGTTCGAACTGGGCCTTCAATGCGGGCGCCGCTTCGCGGATCGCCGTGGAATCGTTCGCCTCCACCGACTCTTCCAGGCTTTCCAGGGTGCGGCGGATTTCCTCGCCGCCGACATTGGAAACGGCGCCCTTCAATGCGTGGGCCAGTCTTTTGATCTCGACGATATTGGAGGAAACCAGGCTGGCTTCCAGCCGGGCGGCTTGCACGGGGATCTGATCGAGCGAGGAGCGGAGGATCTTCCGGGCCAGTTTCTCTTCGCCCAACATGCGTTCCACCAGACCGGGCCAATCGAAGACCGGTGGGGAGTCCGATGGCGTCGGAATTTGTCCCGATGGCTCGATCGCGGATGCCGTCGCGGACAAGCTTTCCTCGGGGAGCCACTTGTCCAGCGCTTCGGACAGCGCCTGCGGCGAGACCGGTTTGGAGACGTAGTCGTTCATCCCCGCGTCCAGGCAGCGCTCGCGATCGCCCTGCATGGCGTTGGCGGTCATGGCGACCACGGGGATGTTCCGGTCCAGCACCGGAGAGTGGGGGGCGCGGATCAGGCGGGTCGCGGCGAAGCCGTCGAGCTCCGGCATCTGCACATCCATCAGCACCAGATCGTAGGGGAATTGCTCGAGGGCTTGCAGCGCCTCCTTGCCATTGGCGACGGCATCCACCCGCAGCCCGAGATTTTCCAGGATGCCCGTGGCCACCATCTGATTGGTGATGTTGTCCTCGGCCAGCAGGATCCGCAGCGTACGCCGGCGCAGATTCCCCAGGGAGCGGATGATGGTCCGATCAGGCGGGGTTGCGTAGGACGTGGTGGTCCGGGCGAGGCAAACCGTGAACCAGAATTCGGCGCCCTCGCCTTCCTCGCTGGTCAGGCCGATTTCGCCGCCCATCAGACAGGCCAACTGTTTGGAAATGGCCAATCCGAGTCCCGTGCCGCCGAATTGGCGCGTGGTGGAGGCGTCGACTTGGGTGAACTTCTGGAAGAGCAAGGCCTGCTTGTCCTTGGGGATTCCGATTCCCGTGTCCCTCACCAGGAAGCGGAGGAACACATCGTGATCCGACTGGCTTTCCAGGTCCGCTCGCAGGAGGATCCGCCCCCTTTGCGTGAATTTTACGGCGTTGCCCATCAGATTCAACAGAATCTGTCGGAGGCGTCCGGAGTCGCCGCGCAGGTTGGCGGGGATGTCGGGGGACACCTCGGCTTGGAATTCCAGCCCCTTGTCGCGGATGCGTGGCGAGAGCGAGGTGGCCAGATCATCGACCAGCTCCCTCAGGTTGAAATCCAGGAACTCCAGTTGGAGCTTGCCGGCCTCGATCTTGGAAACATCGAGGATGTCGTTGATCAGAGAAAGCAAGGATTCGGCGCTTTGGCGGATGATTTCCGCGAACCTGCGCTGCTCGTTGTCCAGGCGGGTGTCCAGAAGCAGTCCGGTCATTCCCAGAACGCCGTTCATCGGAGTGCGGATCTCGTGGCTCATGTTCGCCAGGAATTCGCTCTTGGCCATGGAGGCGGATTCCGCCCTGACCGTCAACTCGTTGGCGCGCAGGTTGGCTTCCTGCAAATCCGCGTTGGCATCGAGCAATTTGGCCTCCGCGAGCTTGTTGTCGGTGATGTCCCAGTTGGTTCCGATCAGGCGGGTCGGCCGGCCATCGCCGTCGTGGTGGACCAGGGAAACCGCTCGGATATGCCGGATCGTGCCATCGGGCCAAAGCACCCGAAATTCCGTATCGAATTCCTTTTCGCCTCGGATGGCCTGCTGGACCTCGGCATCGCTGCGTTCGCGGTCCTCCGGATGCACCCCCGTTTTCCAGGTGTCGTAGGCGCCGGCGAAGGATTCCGGCGGGATTCCGTAGAGGCGGAACATCTGTTCGTCCCAAACCAGTCGGCCGTTGAGCAGATCGTACTCCCAGATTCCCACCCCTCCTGCCCGGGTGGCCAGCGAAAGGCGATCGGTCATTTCCAACGCCTCCCGGATGGAACGATCCGCGATGGCCCGGGCATGGGCTTTGGTGTTGACGACGGTCCACATCAGTCCCAGCAGCAAGAAGGAGATCGCGATCCCGCCGCCCAGAACCAACCAGGCACTCTGGTAATCGTGCCACGGGTGCGCCTCGCCACGTTGCAGGAGCCGCAAGGTCCAGCGGCGTTGGGCGAACTCGAGTGGATACAGTCGTTCCATGTCGACGATGCGCGAGGATCCGGAATCGTCTGTCGGGTGCGATTTGTACAGCAGGGAATTCGGCGAAGCGGAGTCGCCGTCGTACACCTCCAGGAGGATGGCGTGGGCTCGACCTTTCTTGTCCCATCCTCTCAGCGCACCCTGGATCATGTCCGTCATGCGGTAAGGGCTGTAGACCCAGCCCTTCAGCGCCACGCGTCTCTCCGATGCCGTGGTGATCGGCATTTGCTGGTGGTAGACCGGCATGTACATCAGGACGCCCGCCTGGATGTCTTTGCTGGTCTCCTGCACCAATGTGACTTTGCCCGAAAGAACAGGGTCATTCTCGTCGCGCGCGCGTTCCATCGTCTGGCGCCGCACCGGCTCGGCGAGCATGTCGTACCCGAAAGCGCGCAGGTTGCGCCCTTCGAACGGCTCCAGGTAGACGATGGAAGAGTACAGGTCGCGCATGCCCGATGGATGGAGGGTGTAAGCGGGGAAGCCTTCCGCTCGTATGGCTTTGGTGTGGGCGTCCAACTGGTCGGGGCGCAAGGCCATCGCGAATCCGATCCCTTGGGTCCCCGGAAGGAATTCGTCGAGGTGCAGGTTCCGCGAGAAGGTGTTCCAGTCAGATCTTGTCACCGTGTCCGAAGCGTGGAACAGGGCCGCCCCGGCGTGCAGGATCTGCGTGTTGGCGGCCAGGCGGGAGGCGATGTTCGAGCGGATTTCGTTGCAGGCGAACTCGAACTCGCGATCGGCGGAAACCTGGGCATCCCGCATGACCACCCAAGCCGCGCCGATGGAGAGACCGATGCCCACGGCCAAGGAACACCATGCCCACCAGGGGATGGTGATTCGAGTCGTCAGTGGTGCTGGAGAAACTCCCATGCTGCGAAGTCCCGCTTTCCAAGGGGGCGCAGGTAGGACAGGGTGGTTCCCCGACTCCGGACGCCGTGTCTAGAATTCAGGAGATGATCTTCGCATTCGCGTGGAGGCGTCGCTCGGTGCATCTGCGAGAGTGCAGCCCGGGGAAGCCAGGGAAATCTCAGGCGGGGAGGGCTCGCTTGGGGGTGCGTTTGCCGCTGGTGTCGGATGAGCCAAGTTCTTGAGAGGGGGTGGCGAAGACGTTGGATGCCGGAGTTTCCCGCAGCGGAGACTTTCCGACAAACACGTTCAAGGTCGTGCGCTCCAGAAAGGCGAGGTGCTCGCCTTCCAAGCGAGTAAGCTCGTCGTGGAGCGGGCAGGGGTTGCCGTTGCCGCACCAGCCAGGGCCGTACGCGCAGCGTTCGTCGGATTCCACCCGCTGGAAAACGCTGACGATTTCCGATAACTTGATTTCACGCGGCGCACGAGCGAGGATGTATCCGCCGTGCGGCCCCGGTGTCCCCTCCACCAAGCCCATCTGGGCGAGTTGCACCAGAATGCGGGCGGCCAGAGGCTTGGAGATGCCGCGGATCTTGGAGGCTTCCTGCGAGGTGGTGCGCGTCTTGGCGGTCCAGCGCTCGGCCAGAAGGGAGGCGATCGCGATCGCGTTGGAGGAGGTGCGTCCGTAACTCGACATGGTCGAACAAAAATAGATCGTTGAATCTATTTGCGAGCAAACCAGTCGAAGCGACGGGGACCTATTTTTCCGCCATGGAAACCAAACGCTACGGCTTCGAGGATCTCCGCGCCATCATGGCTCGCCTGCGGGCGCCGGACGGCTGCCCCTGGGACAAGGAGCAGACCCACGAGAGCATCAAGGAATACTTCCTGGAAGAGGTCTACGAGTTCTTGGAAGCGGTGGAGGAGGGGAGCGTTCCGCACATGCGCGAAGAGCTGGGCGACTTGTTGCTCCAGGTGGTGTTCCACGCGCAGATGGCCTCCGAGCAGGATCACTACGACATCGACGACGTGATCCACGAGCTTTCCGACAAACTGGTGCGCCGCCACCCCCATGTGTTCGGCGAAATGGCCGTGGCGGATGCCGACGAGGTCGTGGTGAACTGGGAGGCGATCAAGAACGCCGAAAAAGGCAAGGAAGCGCGCAAGAGCCGGCTCGACGGAATCCCCGTCAACTACCCCGCCTTGATGAAAGCCAAGAAGCTCCAGGTGCGCGCGGCCAAGGACGGCTTCGATTGGCCCGATGCCGCTCCCATTTGGGAAAAGCTGTCCGAGGAAATCGCGGAAGTCAAGGAGGCGATTTCCGAAAACGATTCCGACCACCTGGAAGACGAGGTCGGCGACCTGTTTTTCGTGGCCGTGAACCTGGCCCGCAAGCTGGGCGTGGATCCGGAAATCGCCCTGCAGCGGGCCAACCGCAAGTTCGAGTCGCGCTACCGCGGCATGGAGCGTCTGGTGGAAGAGCGTGGCCAGAAATTGTCTGATCTTGACTTGGCGGCGCAGGATGTGTTGTGGGGAGAGGTGAAGCGGGGCGGCTAGCGCCTTGTCACTGCGTTTGGCCTTTCTCGGCTCCCGCCGAGGGTGGGCCGGACGCGGGTCCGGTTGCCGTTTTCCGGGTGCGGACCCGGGGCCGTATTCACGGGGCTGTCGCGCCCCGTGACCCGCGACCAGAGGGACTGACGCCGTCCCTCTGGACTCCCGCGCCGGGGGCCGCGCCCTGGAACGGCCATGCCTGCCCCGCCACGGTAGGGCCGCAAAAGGCTGTGTCTCTGACGTGGAGATGGCATCAGGGGCGCGATCGGTATCGCCGATGATTTGGCCGTTCCAATATGCTTGCCCCCGGTCCCCCGCCAATTCGGTGTGTCAGCATCCGGGCTGCCAGTTGCAGCTCATTCCCCTCCTTTGGAGGGGTGCCTCGGAGAGGCGGGGTGGTCGGCTCTGGCACTGGTTGCCAATTTCCGGCATCGCTTCGCTGGCCGGTTGTGGGCTGGGCGGGTGTGGCTTGGGAAAGCCGCCGTTCCCTGAGTGCTTCTCGGAGCGAAGCGGAGAGAAGTGTATCGAAGGGCGGCGGCGTAGGCCGTTGTATCGACAACTGCGGCAATTGGGGCCTCGGCTGGGCGCCGCAAGCGCCAAGGGTGGTGGTGGGTCGGAAAGGTTGGATGTGTAGGCAAGCTGGAGACAATAGGGGTGGAAATCTCTTCCCGGAGGAGGTCACCAACAATTTCCATCTTTCCAGCAGTCTGACCTTCCTCTCCACTCCACCGGACCACCTATGCACAAGCTCTGTCTGCTGATCGCTACCCTCGCACTGCCCGCTGTGGCCCAGAATGCCTTGGTCAATGGGGGTTTCGAGAAGGGACTGGATGGCTGGGCCGTTTGGGGTGGCCAGGTCACCAAGGAGGCTCGTAGTGGAGGCCTCGCCTGCCAAGTGGTGTTGGCCAACCCCGCCTGGGCCGGGGTCAGCCAGAGCGTGGCGGTGCCGGAAGGCATGAAATCCGTACGGGTGAGCGGCTGGTTGGAATCGATCGGCATCCGAGGGGGCAAGGAGAACTGGGAGCGCGGACGGATTTCGGTGGAGCTCTTCGGCGCCAAGGGCGATACCGTGGGCGGAAATCTCTTGGCCGTGGGCCAGGTGCGTGGCAAGATGGGATGGACCCGTATGGAACGGACCTATCCGCTGCCCCCGGAGGCAAAAACCGTCAAGGTCGGTTGTGCCTTGGGGAACTCCACCGGGACGCTGCATTGCGACGATCTGTCGGTGGAATTTCTGCCCTGAGCATCGCGCGCCGCGACCAGGCGGCGACTTCGGGTGGGTCAGTAGGTGGCGGCGCTTCCACGTTGGCTCATCGGAAGAATGAACCAGTCGCCTGACTCCAGAAATTGACTTTCGGAGGGGAGGAGATTGAATTGCGAGCATTCGCCGATCGGCGTGCAGACCTGGATCCGGCAGGAATTCCGCTGGATTTTGAGAAGGGAAAGTTCAGGGTCGTCCCTGTCCAGGAAATTCTGCGGCGGAAGATCGGGCATGAAGGCCCTGGCCTCGTCATTGTAGCAGAAATCGTGTGACGGGCCGAAGGGGCCGCCGATGGCTGTTCCGAACCTCAGGTGGGATTCGATGCGCTTGATGAAAAATTTCGCATCGGTGTTGTAGGTCAATGTGTCTGAGTACTGCTTCGGGCCGACCACGATCTTGGCGACAGTGTCGATTTTGTGGTTGGCCAGTCTGCAATACCAGAGCGTATCGACGATGCTGTCCTTCTCGTTGAAAAACACGAAACGTTTCGAATATGGTGAGCTCGGCTGGGAAGGCTGGGTCGATGTATCGATCGGATCCCAGGATGGCTTCGTGGAGCTCGTGGTGGATTGGCAGCTCTGCAACACGATGAACGCGGTCATCGCGAAGAAAATGACGGGTTTCGTTTTCATGCCTAAGTCCGTTCAAAAATTGTCTGTCCCCCGGCGGGGGCGTATGGACATACGCCCATTCCCTCAATAGAATCGACCCACCGCCACCCATGCGTCCCTACGGGTAGGCGTTTCCCTAGTGCGCGATCACGCCCTTGTCCTTGATCGATTTGTGGAGGCGTTCCACCTGCAGGCAGAAAGCCTCCACGCGGGTGTCCACGATCTGGGGGAACGGGTTGCCGTCGGACTCGATGGACAGGAAGGGCAGCTGGAGGACTTCGTCGGGGAAGGAGTGCTTCTTGCCCATCGCCTTGTCCAGGCGCTTTTTCGTGATCGACGACGTGTCCGAAGCGATCACCGATTCGATGATGCGCGTGGGCATGCAGGCGAAGGGCCCGATCGAGACCAGGCCGTGCGCATGCGTGGGGAGTTCCTTCCAGAAGGATCCCACCACCAAGAGCGCCTCGCCCGTGAACCGAACGTCGAAATACTTCTTGGCGTATTCCACGATGCCGGGGATGTCCAAAAGCTCGTACTCGTAGAAGCCCGAGCGCGAGAGCGCCCGCTTGATCTTCTTCTCGTAGCCGCGCTGCAGGAACATCTTGATCTTGTGCGTGGCGCGCTTTTTCATGCCGAACTTGTTTTCCCAGATGTCCTGATCGACATTCCAGTCCGAGTACGCGAGGTATTCGTAGACGTGGGCGCGCTTGGCCAGGATGCCCCGTTTGGCGAAACGCTCGGACAGATCCTGGCAGGAGAACTCGTCGCGGCGCACGTACATCTCGCCGGTGAGCGACACCTTCGGGACGTCCTTGATGTCCTTCTTGCGGGGGATGCGGTGCAATTCCCGCGCGACGTCGGCCACCAGCTCGAAGAGCTTCTCGCCGCGCTTTTCGCGGAAGCAGCGCAGGATGCGGTCCCACTGGTGGTCGAACACCTTCTGCGCGGCCACCGGGTCCACGGCCAAGACGTCGATGGCCATGCGCACGTCTTCCATCACGTCCGACAGGATGATCGACTTCAGCGCGTTGAGCACGTCCGAGGTGGCCAAGCCACCGTAGCCGTTGGTGTTGGACAAGGACAGGAACGCCACGTTCTTGATCTTGTGCTTGGCCACGAGCTTTCGCAGGTACACGTTGTACTGCGTGAGACGGCAGCCGCCGGCGGAGGTGGGCATGAAGAACACAAGGTGTTCACCGGCCTCGGCGCGGTCGCGCAGGTACCGCAGAAGGCTTCCGCACACCAGCTGCAACGGAAGGCATTCCTTGCAGGAGCTGTGGCCGCGGCCCAGTCGCAGCACGTCCACGTCCGGCATGGCCAGAGGCGTGGCGCGGAATCCGATCCCGTTGAAGATCGCCGCGATCCCGGTGGTTCCCAAGGTTCCCATGGAAGGGAAGATCATGTGGACCTTCGGGTCTTCCTTCATGCAGGTTTCCACGCCCTCGGAGCTGACGAACCAGCCACGCCCGTCGTGGATGCGGATTTCGGCCGGCACGAACGGGATTTCCGGTTCGGAGGGCTTCCAGACCTGACGGAACTTGTCGACAATGTCCAGGAAGGCCTCGATGCGGGTGTTCACGCCCGCGTCGGCCGAGTGGCTGTCCAGTTCCAGGGTCAGGGACGGTTTCTCGCCCTGGTAGTCGCGGAAGTAGCCCACCAAAAACGCGTCCGGTCCGCAGGAGAAATTGGTCACCCACGTGCCGAACAGCTGCGGGTGGCGGGCCACCACCTGGGCGGCGCGCAACAGATTCTGTCCGATCGCCCAATTGATGTCCGGATCCACCGGCTCGTCCGCCCAGGCCAGGGCGTCCCAGGGGATCACGTCCACGCCGCGGGAGGCGAACTTGGCCGGAATGCCCAGGTTCCCTTCCTTGGCGAAGGCGTTGTAGGGGCGCCCGAACAGCACCACGGCCATGCGCTTGGGGTCGGCTTCCAATCGTTCCAGGATGCGTTGGCCTTCGCGGCGCATCTCGCGCACGAAGGAGTCCTGGGCGGATGCTCCCGCACGGGCGGCGTCGCGGCCCTGCGAACGGCTGCGTCCCATCTGGACGGCCAAGGCCTCGAAGATGGGGATCTGGGTGTCGTACCCCTTGGAGAAGTCGATCTCCGGTTCCAGCACCTTGCTCTTGGCCAGATCCTGTCGGAAGGTCTGCTGGAGCCAGTAGGATTCGCTCATCACCAACAAGCAGGTGGATTGCCAGGCGCGGTCGCCGTTGCCGCCGGGAACCGGCAGCGAGAAGACCTTGGGCAAAAACACCCAGTCGATCTCCTTGTGCAGCAGGTTGGCCAGCGTGCCGTGGGCGATCTCGGCGGGATAGCAGAACTCGGTGTGCTTGCGGCGCAGGCCTTCTTCGTCCACACCGTCGGAGAGCACGATCTCGCAGCCCAGTTCACCGAAGAACGCCGACCAGAACGGATGGAGCTGGTTGGTGAGAAACGATCGCGGGATGCCCACCTTCGGGCGGTCCTTGTGCGAGCTGTTGGCCGGTTGCGGGGCGAAAACCAATTCCTGTCTGCGCTCCACGAAGTCGTGGAGGGTGCGGTCGGTCTTGCCGCTGCGGGCCACGTCGTAGTACTTGTAGCAGGCGCCGCCGAAGGGATGGCGCTTGCCGTTGATGGACAGCATCGCGATCTCGCAACCGCGGTCGCACTTTTCCGCGCCGCCTCGGCAGATGAACGGATTGAGCCTCTCCACTTCGCGCGCGGCCAGCTCGGAAAGCGAGTAGGAGCCCTTCTCCAGCGCTCCGCGCTCCATGCGCTCCTTGGCTTCCAAGGCCACGCCGAACGCGCCCATCAGGCCTGGACTGGGAGGAACGATGATCT
This DNA window, taken from Fibrobacterota bacterium, encodes the following:
- a CDS encoding ABC transporter ATP-binding protein, which translates into the protein MDAVLETRGLRKSYHLGNEEVPVLHGIDFLLGKGEYGAIMGPSGSGKSTLLNILGCLDRPTAGQYLVEGREVGGLSENELADLRARSIGFVFQSFNLLPRLTLWQNVELPLQYLGISRSERRRRVDETMARLGLSERGKHLPLEVSGGQRQRAAIARALVKQPAILLADEPTGNLDSTTTSEVLKLFAELHAEGNTILMITHEREVADRAARRWHILDGRMSEIS
- a CDS encoding ABC transporter permease, producing MKTNFHTRGWILPARLAIRELASHRMRTAVTASAVFFGVAALMVMGALSRGMEDSNRKMYLQMGGAQVLQATARTATSNADNARYSMSPGLRLSDVDALQRNLPGFDAWAPEVSVGRDEIQTETGPIRAMATASTWKRFEMLSQEFDTTDGLTERAWESGRPIAVVGPRVASQVVKTGSALGAEIIVSGVKVRIVGIFKTSGNFDRRSREVALPISWYRSTKANGDPALSSIRAQVAVFDSIPKAREALRRELIALHRGIEDVDLSTNDDLFADSRKTLLAMSLVTILISSVALLSGGVGILNIQLASLSARVNELGVCKALGATSGLIFRQMFLESLLVSGGGGILGCLAGLVPGLVMKGMLPWTPRLSVADFVMGVAISFGLGTFAGLLPAIRAARLDPVEAMRA
- a CDS encoding ABC transporter permease; amino-acid sequence: MKGILSSIFLGVVSAFREIRSQPLRALLSMTGVALAVAALAALLSFVAGLQAVVKESVTDMGGLGRVGVQTQEPTSALEARTFSRSPGLRQSDGDTIESILSGEVVQLRTAGMWQKVTYLGEPTRAYLMGCDRDYLVKDIQAILQEGAMPSVADFESGAQVALVAGTLADQWNAKAATKGASLVGSRVAIGGVMFDVVGMFKYRRSAWGRNAVTVAIPWKTWQHHFQGSEGSTSSLQLRLEEPDSVPQGIRRLKTVLLGEHRGAEDFTFQQFDFLEKFSSMIGNISMLLGIVAGLSLSVGALGIFNTMLAGLNERIREIGVRKALGARPFQIGVQFLVESVALCTLGGLAGMGIGAIPAIFGNELKDLISVKPVFTMAPVLGAMSLSIAVGILAGLWPALRAAKLSTVEALRYE
- a CDS encoding CHASE domain-containing protein, which encodes MGVSPAPLTTRITIPWWAWCSLAVGIGLSIGAAWVVMRDAQVSADREFEFACNEIRSNIASRLAANTQILHAGAALFHASDTVTRSDWNTFSRNLHLDEFLPGTQGIGFAMALRPDQLDAHTKAIRAEGFPAYTLHPSGMRDLYSSIVYLEPFEGRNLRAFGYDMLAEPVRRQTMERARDENDPVLSGKVTLVQETSKDIQAGVLMYMPVYHQQMPITTASERRVALKGWVYSPYRMTDMIQGALRGWDKKGRAHAILLEVYDGDSASPNSLLYKSHPTDDSGSSRIVDMERLYPLEFAQRRWTLRLLQRGEAHPWHDYQSAWLVLGGGIAISFLLLGLMWTVVNTKAHARAIADRSIREALEMTDRLSLATRAGGVGIWEYDLLNGRLVWDEQMFRLYGIPPESFAGAYDTWKTGVHPEDRERSDAEVQQAIRGEKEFDTEFRVLWPDGTIRHIRAVSLVHHDGDGRPTRLIGTNWDITDNKLAEAKLLDANADLQEANLRANELTVRAESASMAKSEFLANMSHEIRTPMNGVLGMTGLLLDTRLDNEQRRFAEIIRQSAESLLSLINDILDVSKIEAGKLQLEFLDFNLRELVDDLATSLSPRIRDKGLEFQAEVSPDIPANLRGDSGRLRQILLNLMGNAVKFTQRGRILLRADLESQSDHDVFLRFLVRDTGIGIPKDKQALLFQKFTQVDASTTRQFGGTGLGLAISKQLACLMGGEIGLTSEEGEGAEFWFTVCLARTTTSYATPPDRTIIRSLGNLRRRTLRILLAEDNITNQMVATGILENLGLRVDAVANGKEALQALEQFPYDLVLMDVQMPELDGFAATRLIRAPHSPVLDRNIPVVAMTANAMQGDRERCLDAGMNDYVSKPVSPQALSEALDKWLPEESLSATASAIEPSGQIPTPSDSPPVFDWPGLVERMLGEEKLARKILRSSLDQIPVQAARLEASLVSSNIVEIKRLAHALKGAVSNVGGEEIRRTLESLEESVEANDSTAIREAAPALKAQFERLFAQMRMHT
- a CDS encoding Rrf2 family transcriptional regulator, with protein sequence MSSYGRTSSNAIAIASLLAERWTAKTRTTSQEASKIRGISKPLAARILVQLAQMGLVEGTPGPHGGYILARAPREIKLSEIVSVFQRVESDERCAYGPGWCGNGNPCPLHDELTRLEGEHLAFLERTTLNVFVGKSPLRETPASNVFATPSQELGSSDTSGKRTPKRALPA
- the mazG gene encoding nucleoside triphosphate pyrophosphohydrolase — its product is METKRYGFEDLRAIMARLRAPDGCPWDKEQTHESIKEYFLEEVYEFLEAVEEGSVPHMREELGDLLLQVVFHAQMASEQDHYDIDDVIHELSDKLVRRHPHVFGEMAVADADEVVVNWEAIKNAEKGKEARKSRLDGIPVNYPALMKAKKLQVRAAKDGFDWPDAAPIWEKLSEEIAEVKEAISENDSDHLEDEVGDLFFVAVNLARKLGVDPEIALQRANRKFESRYRGMERLVEERGQKLSDLDLAAQDVLWGEVKRGG